The sequence ttaccatattttcattgatatctgaatgtttggatttatgaaccaaaaactaacatgatttactacttttagcatattccatgaacacgcagtccaccgtcttaggtcctatccttactcgacacccccatactttgaaatattttaacttggattttctttctttccatttttcatatggaattgattgtgtcttactatggggaactctattgagtatttggttaGCCGTAAGGATAGCTTTTCCCCACAAGTTTTGTGATAAATCTAAACTTattagtaagacattcatcattttcttcaaggtttgattttttcttttcgcaatcccattagattgaggtgaatacagggctgtagtttgatggacaattacattctctacacatattttcacaaagagagattcatattctccgccactatcacttttcatcattttgatctttttctctaactgattttcaacttcagttttatattgcctaaacgtatctattgtttcatccttactatttagcaaatagacataacaatatctagtgcaatcatcaataaaagttataaaatacttttttccaccatgagatggtgttaacttcatatcataaatatcagtATGGATTAAGTCCaagggattggaatttctttcaacggacttatacaaTGCTTAgaatactttgattccacacacatttgatattttaatttattgcactcaaagcttggcaaaacttctaagttaatcagttttcacaatgttttgtaattaacatagcctaatcgttcatgccataaatcctaagactcaagaaagtaagaagaaactgaacttatattgatttcaacatccattacattcattttgaataagcccttattgaggtagccttttcctatatatacttctcctttactaagtataatttttccagaaataaatacacatttgaatccgttcttgtctagaagtgatatagaaatcaagttctttcttaactccggtacatacaggacattgttgagtgtcaacactttgcctgaagtCTTCTTCAAGcatacttttcctgttccttctacttttgcaATAGCAGATCCCTTTGAGCCGGAGCAAAATCAGCAAATAATTGGAGTAAAATCAGCAAATAACTCCTTATTAGTGCAAACGTTGTGGGTGGCAccggaatccatccaccatttgtGAGGATTTTCTACCCGGTTGCATTCAAACAGCATAGCACACAGATTGTCCACTTCTTTCTTAGACTCAGCCAGATTTGCTTggtcttttttcttgcctttctttgagGCACGACAATCTGTAGACTTATGGCTAATCTTATCACAGTTAAAGCACTTTCTCTTGAATTTATTCTTGGATTGATTGCTTTTCTGTCCAGCTTTCTTGCGCTTTTTGGAGTTGTGGTCGttttctacaatatttgctctattcattgtagaatttcctctCGACCTTCTTTCTGCagccttattttcttcttcaatgctcaattTAATGATTATATCTTCGACAGACATCTCCTTacatttgtgtttcaaatagttcttgaagtcttgCCATATGGGTGGTAGCTTCTTTATTATTGCTGCTACATAAAACATTTCATTCACGATCAAACCTATAAGAAAGTTTATAtgaatactaagaacatttttaaactgtttaaaaagatatttttcaaaatcataccttccgtaagaagatcatggatgatcacttgcagttcctgctCTTGGGAGACAACCAacttattttctatcattttatattcTAAGAATCTTTCaatgaagaactttttagttcctgtATCCTCTGTCTTGTACTTTCGTTCCAGCGCTCACCACAACTCTTTTGTTGTCtttgttccactatacacattgtagaGATCATGTTAGAGACCACTCAAGATGTAGTTCTTGCAAAAGAAACCAGAGTGTTTTCAAGCCTCTACAATCACAAATCGCACTTGTTCTGAGGTTCCCTTGGGCACCTTTGGAGCTTCCTCAAttgtgaacctttgaagacaaagagttgtaaggtaaaaaaatatttttctgttgccaccttttgaagtcaatacccacgaactttttgggtttctccgctggtgccattgcCGGCAGAGCATTTGTACGACTCGTTGTGGCAACACTAGTTGCTGCCACAGTCGTTGGAACATCATGCACTTGACTATCCatagtcattttcctgtcacaacaagacagtaactttagtatatcaaaatgctattaataaagttgcagtaactttaaacacctcttgtttctagtttaacgatgaagtttttatgactttcaatcgtcaaccgagtgatctttaacttgtgatgaagattttatgtctttaaatcactagttaaattcaaacggagtagaaagctaaaagctttaatctttagaaatcaagcaatacagatttgaaaaaaaaaatttagtgaaaagaaaatttcaccaaacaagcaaaaaaaaaaaaaaatttccaaagttatttccttaagattgttgtttttcgggtacacaaaatctgtattttcgcaacactacttcaacacaagttcaagaataaatcaagaacacttatgaagttgtcCAACACCTTCACCACAAGATCaaaaatgatctttcaaagaagtatgtttttattttcttaaactaaaATAGATGAAGCATAAAAAAGCCAAGTTCTCTgaattcacgaagtgtccttaaggaaataattctcctcaagtacctgagtttgtgaaattttcctaccaggataaaatggctttacAACCAaaatgtagcggtacctcaaactttctgatTTTCTTCGAACTCAGTCAACggtagatgatcacacagagtttttagaagcaaaagaatatttttcttatgcaaaaatttttcatactaaacctgtggaaaaaatcaggtttatatagccataaagtgcccctttcgaaaggtggcaatggttcatctgaaaaggtgtatcctttggaggAGTCATGTTTGTTCATTCGAATCATTGTGTCTTTTTTCTAAACAGACACAACTATATGAACAGACGCTCCTTTTCTAAAACAATGTGTCTTTTCCTcaaaaggttgtgtccctccatttcccattcacaccaattaaacccaacagtTTTGGTCCCATGTCCACCAGAGTCATTTTCGTAACTAGAGCCGTAACCCAAACTCTTATCCTCGTATTCATTTTTCTTTGCATGTCCGGATACTATTTTGGTCCCATGTCCAACAGATTCATTTTCGTAACCAGATCCATAACTTGAACTCTTATCCTCGTATTCACTTTTCTTTGCATGATCAGATATGGTTTTGGTCCCATGTGCATAAGAGTCATTTTCGTAACAAGACCCATAACCCAAACACTTATCCTCATATCCACTTTTCTTTGCATTATCGGATACGATTTTGGTCCCATGTCCACCAGAGTCATTTTTATAACCAGATCCGTAACCCAAATTCTTATCCCCGTATTCACTTTTCTTTGCATGACCAGATACTATTTTGGTCCCATGTCCACCAGAGTAACCAGACCCATAATCCGATACAGTTTTAGTTCCATATCCACTAGAGTTATTTCCGTAACCAAACCCATAACCAAACTATTATCCGCATATTCACTTTTCTTTGCATAATTGGAAACATTTTTGGTCTCATATCTACCAGACTCATAATCTGGTACAGTTTTAGTCCTATATCCACCAGAGTCATTTCCTAAACCAGACCCATAATATGATACGATTTTTGTCCCATATCCACAAGATTCATTTCCATAACCAGACCCATAACCTAAACTCTTATCCTCATATCCACTTTTCTTTGCATGACCGGATACGATTTTGGTCCCACGTCCAGCAGAGTCATTTCCGTAACCAGACCCGTAACTTGAACTCTTATCCTTGTATTCACTTTTCTTTGCATGACCAGTTACGATTTTGGTCCCATATCCACCGGACCCGTACACATCAGAGTCATGAGTACTATTTTTTCCGTAACTAGACCCGTATCCCGAACTTTCTCATCATAGTCACTTTTCCCATAACTAGATCCATATCCGGATTTGTGCTCATCGTCGTCGTGGCTCTTTCATCCATGTCCATATTCGGGTCCATGTGCCTCTTTGGGATTTCCATATTCGGACCGATTCCCATACCCGGTTTCATCAGATTCAATACCACTCCTACCATACTCACTTACACCATAAGACATGTTTGTATGaagttcaaaattattttatagcTTTACTTGTTAGATTGATAATAAAATGGAATAATGTACAtgttcacaataaaatgaattagAAAGTTAATTGAATTGATTGAAATACAAACGGGGGAATGACAGTTAGAAGTCGTTGGTAAACCGGAAACGAGGCTGTTACTCAGTAGCTATTTTCCAGTACACACAGGCCTTCTGAAATTACTTTTAACAGATTATTTAGTGATAGTAGATAGTTCCATGATCAACGGCCATCGTTACTTGATTTGTTATCAAATTCAAAGGCAGAATCACCATTTAAAAGTTATGGGTCTGAACTAAAAGTTCGTTtgaataattgaattcataataaaaaatttatatacatatacaatgaACTTCTAATCTAATATTGTTGGTTAtttagcattttaatattaatatctAGTAATATTGATGTGTTTTCTATGGAATTGTCAAAAGGTGCTCTGATAGTTTCACTTCTTCCATTCACGTGACTGGCCATAATGGGCTATGTTAATTTAGGAAGAAAGTGGTCATTTAGTTCATCTTGAAACTCATGTAGCTATCTCTTTATTCATTCGTAATTCTACCTTATTAAGCTTTGTGACTCATGTGACTTATGTAACTTCAATGTAACTTCAAAGTTATTCAACTATCCACTtaatatttcactattttctatTTTACTATATGAAAGAAATGAGTATTTTTTCCTTGTGATTGTAAGAGAAGTAGTAAGAATAATGAGAATTGTGAAATATGGGAAAATATTATAGTATCAAGTGAGGCAAGAATAATAAAAAAGGGAGTtgagataaaaaaagatattctAAATCTTCAATATTTTCTGTCTTCAATTATAGTTACTATACAAAAGAGAGAGtattatatgttgaaggaaggtgtgtTCTTTTGGTGGAGTTTTGGACTCCTCAACTAATCAGAAGTTGACTAAGCCATAATGTTGTTGGGTTGTTTTATTCTAGAGGGGACAGGTCATGAATGATACTACTGGATCAATATATATTATGCTACGGTGCACTTGAATCTTATTAAAGAAAGCGAGATATTCACGCATCAGCGTGagttttatttattcaatatcattttttcaattataatttattgtaattatggTGGATCAATGTAGATTATGTTGCGGTGAACTTGAATCTtattaaagagagcgagatattcACACCTCAACGTGagttttatttattcaatttttattcgttttttttcaactataatttattgtaattatgatatattacaccaataaatataaatataaaatcaaagcaAAAGATCGTAAATTCATCTGAACTCGTAAATAATATGAAGTTTTTCGCTCTGCCCGCCTGCACTAGATGCTTAGTTCAGAATGTTCCATTTTCTATAGCTATCTTTATGTTTTACATCTTGTTTTATCCATTTGTCCTCTCGAAATTCTTTATCATTTCATACCTTCTCTTACAGTTTTTAGCGTAAATCgtactcccttcgtttaaaaaagaatcacttactttttttttttagtttgtttaaaaaagaatgacccctttccttttttgacaatgctttaatttcaactttgcacatgacatgtttaggatcacaagattaaaagacattttggtacatttaacacaactttaatttaagacaacaaaattcaaaagtttctttattttcttaaattttgtgtcaagttaaagtaagttattttattttaaaaaatggaatAACATTTAGGTATTTAAGATTTAGAGTcatgaattcagaattgaccaatCTTAATTTATGTTTTCACGTGGAAATCttcttttttactttagtttCAAAAGATCCACTTCATACTTGACCTAATTTAACAATCTATTACATTCCTTACTTTGTCCAATATGATATTATTTCCAtcttaatataatattatttccACCTTAGAAGGTGACGTGGCATAGAAAATGTACTTACCTTCCATAAGTgcctaagaagaagaaaaaaatatttaataggaaagtttcaaaaatagcaacaGTTGGGacaaaatttatcttttatagTCACACTttataatattatcatttatagcCGATGTATTCGATTTACATTCGTTTTTACTCAATAGTCTGTActcatataaaacataaatacattaatcatattttatatattttttttattttcaaaaaatatgactacatCGAATACAAGCCATGGATGATGACAGAAACATCATAACCACggattgtatttgtatttaccatcaatttttattttattcttctctttattgattttttttactttttgattttttccccctattttcctcttcttttttctttttcgattctttctttcattttttgtattattttctttttttcttttatatttttcctttttccctttttttgtttcttttttttttcattttttttctatctctattttctatactttgtttttttgttcttttcgttcttttttttcatttgttttattttcttttttttcgatcttatattttttatattttcgtaAGATATGGCTACTCGAGTACAAGTCAcggataataataaaaataccacAATTTTCTATCGTATTTGTATTCacatcattattatatttttgtattcgttgatacaattatatttgtatttgcattttatagttcgcgcttgtttttgtatatatattatagttcgcatttgtatttgtattttattgttcGCACTTGtattgtatgttatagttcgcatttgtatttgtattttatatttcgcacttatatttgtatgttatagttcgcatttgtattttacagttcgcacttgtatttgtgttgcatttatattttatacaattcacaCTTGCATTTTAAagattattgtatatatatattttaattgactggacattgtatttatattttgcgatttcattttatttgtatttgtatattatttttatccatgcacttgtatttttaaagaactattttgtatttatatttgtaagttgaccgcgtattgtatttttatttttaatttaatttatttcattttttggtGGTTGACaagatcatttgtatttttaaacaagtgtgatagaatttttatttttctttctatgaacacttgtactgtatttataaatgataaattaaataaatacaaatgttATATTTGCGTCAAATGATATATATtaatacaacttgaaccatacgcATACGAAATGATAGTTGCTTATATACaattacaaatgataaatttgaaatacaaatattaatgatacaTTTGTATTAAATgacacattgcatatttatatatttaagacccaaataaatacaattaatCCATATACTTTtatatacaaatgataaattgtacatattcatGGTTAAACTATTCAACtacatataataaatttatttaaaatctatagtatgataaaaataaatataaaatataaaatacaacaacaacaacaacaacaacaacaacaacaataaatgagagaaaaaaaaatgaaaggaaaaacaagaaaaagaaaaaagtgaaaaaaagggaaaagaaaagaagaaaaaaattgaaaaagaaaaaaaagagagtaataaaaaataaagaaagagagaaatcaaAGAGAGTATGAATTGTAATTAGagataattaataggcaagagagGGTCATagattgtaattaattgaaagtTAAGCTAAATAGGATAATTAAAAGTCTATATTTGCTAAGTCATGTAGTTATCATATATTTAAATGATAAAGCTGCACACGTGGCTCTATTTTACTACTGATCATATAATAAAGTATTCTTAATCTTCTTCTTAATAGTAGTAATTGTTAATacattaattagattaaattttctttcttatttattttattaatttatggaCCCAACTTGctttaaaacttttttctttgagagaagtattaagagataatacatcaaaacttGTCTAAACTTGTCTCCCCAACTtgctttagcacttaaactagtcttctatttatttacccccttaacatctttatagTGAATTTATTTTCCCCCTTATGCTGATgtgatattttctttaaaaaaaaacgcgtgaacaatatattttttttaaaataatatatatatatatataagtcctCCTCTTCTTCACCCAACCCTGCCAACagcgcccccccccccccccccccccccccccccccccccccNNNNNNNNNNNNNNNNNNNNNNNNNNNNNNNNNNNNNNNNNNNNNNNNNNNNNNNNNNNNNNNNNNNNNNNNNNNNNNNNNNNNNNNNNNNNNNNNNNNNcactattttatgatatttttcgaTAGTGgtaattaaatttttcaagtgggttgaatttttcggtgaaAATTCACCGAAATTTTTGCCGAAAAACCTGACAGGTGTGATTGTGGGGGGTGGACGGAGGTAGATGAGGGTATGTTTAGGTATGGGAGTGTAGGGGTGGATGGGGGCGTGTGTGCAGGTGGGGATAGACGGGAGGGGGAAGGGGGAtggttatgaagaagatgaaaaatgggGGGTGGGgtacttttttaatttaaaatattttatatattttaaaatatgtatatatatatatgtatatatataaataatatttatatatatattttatatatatatatatatatatatataaatatttaaaaaatactttatttacgtGGCGCTGACGTGTCAgcgagtgtgatgcactctcccTCATGAGAGTGGTGTTATATATTAAGGGGGGAATTAATTCACTATAAAGATATTAAGGAGGGTAAATAATTATTCgtaaagtttaagtgctaaactAAGTAGTcgggacaagttcaggggggttttgatgtattatctcaaGTATTAATTACCCCTGAACTTGTAACATTTTATTTAGTGTACATCTAAATTATTGTTTGTCTTAAATATCTTGGaatttgttattttaatatgtcgAGTATCCCAGTTGTGGTCCAAAGATCACAATTGTGTAAATACACGCGTACACGGTGAAAAAAATGCTTATGTGTCTATGTATTTATCCACGTGGATAAGTACTAtccatttacctcttatttatcccatatcaaaaaataatctgCTTCCATCCTTAATTctccgatttctctctaaaatattatgtttttgagtttttctgTGCTCCAAAATAGAGAAAGGTTGAATTTTCGTAAATCAAGTAACCTTATAtccaaaaaaattatgttttttgtttattttctttatgtttaaaatatgagattttttccgattagtgtttcatagtagtttttGATTATtgtttcgattaggattttgAGTAGACTCACTTGTACAAACACGTCTCCTATTATAATTCATGAAGTAAGAAAttacaatttaagttaggggtgtataaaaattgaatcgataaaaatgttattgatttatcgttattgggttattgggttaatggtttttaatgattttatacaaaaattattgggttattagttcaacttagatttttttattgagttattgggcaaaccaataatccaataagaatatactaaattattatgtttcacgtacttatatatatgtgtgtatgtgtgtatgtgtgtgtgtgtgtctatatatatatatatatatgtatatatatatatatatatatatataacttctacaaattaacaaacctattatttatattatacaaTCTCTCAATTTCTCCTATCCAACATTTAGTTCAAGCTTGaagattttataaattaataaacatcatgtaggattttggttgcaactaagattcgatttctTTTTATGCTAGttactactttttttattttatgagtattttattaTCAATTAAATCGAAAATCAAGCCGTTAAgcactaaaaatcgataaataaaaaattgataaaaaaatatcttattggtttggttattgatttagtatatttaaaaattgaaaattgataaattgAACCAACAATATAGAAAATCAAATCGAATTGATTTATGcatgaaacaccctggattttggcccttggaaaaaTCTTGAGCTCtgagctcactgtcctagtaACGGCTTACCATACGAGCCGTATGGTGTGgctacgggtcaggtgaccccagtcgtaaggtgtccagtgaatggtgGTTGAGGTTCTGTTCTAGTAATGACTTGGTGGTACGAGTCATTAGGGGTGGTAACGTGTCGTTAGGACGATCATTAActaaatcagtaacttagtggcTTGACTTGGTTCTgaatacgagtggctcactaagatccgTGACGATATATTACGAGTGGTAGGGGTGAGTCGTATGCTGTCCAGTGTCTAACCTTATGGGTTCTGTATGGATATGACTAGAGCATATAAGTCATATTGTCAGGTCACGATTGAGGATCATGGAATCGTAAGGAAGATAGtttatgggtgtccaactcactgctTAGGGTATGAATTATGGCTATGATTCGTATGATATGGGACGAATCGATAGGTTGACTCGTAACCCAAGGACGACTTTTTACAGTTTTTAGctagggcactttggatatttcttacttaaaacccttaagaccccacatctctataacactttttggtcatttattccacgctttacaagattaaacatcccatttactctctcaaaatcctctcaagcaaaattggctagggtttctccaaagtgtTCATCGAAGGGCTTAAGGATCAATTATCTCCGTGAATCTTTGTAATTTaggaatgtgactcttccctcattgttagtttactaaaagcatatatttaaagcattgttcatgaattattaatagtggttttgaaaccaaggttgaagggtttgaatgcatatcattgaatattgtcttctatggtttaaattgtgattaagattgttttaattatgattttgca comes from Capsicum annuum cultivar UCD-10X-F1 chromosome 2, UCD10Xv1.1, whole genome shotgun sequence and encodes:
- the LOC107857888 gene encoding ice nucleation protein-like → MSYGVSEYGRSGIESDETGYGKNSTHDSDVYGSGGYGTKIVTGHAKKSEYKDKSSSYGSGYGNDSAGRGTKIVSGHAKKSGYEDKSLGYGSGYGNESCGYGTKIVSYYGSGLGNDSGGYRTKTVPDYESGRYETKNFGYGFGYGNNSSGYGTKTVSDYGSGYSGGHGTKIVSGHAKKSEYGDKNLGYGSGYKNDSGGHGTKIVSDNAKKSGYEDKCLGYGSCYENDSYAHGTKTISDHAKKSEYEDKSSSYGSGYENESVGHGTKIVSGHAKKNEYEDKSLGYGSSYENDSGGHGTKTVGFNWKMTMDSQVHDVPTTVAATSVATTSRTNALPWNKDNKRVVVSAGTKVQDRGYRN
- the LOC107861023 gene encoding uncharacterized protein LOC107861023 isoform X2; the protein is MIENKLVVSQEQELQVIIHDLLTEAIIKKLPPIWQDFKNYLKHKCKEMSVEDIIIKLSIEEENKAAERRSRGNSTMNRANIVENDHNSKKRKKAGQKSNQSKNKFKRKCFNCDKISHKSTDCRASKKGKKKDQANLAESKKEVDNLCAMLFECNRVENPHKWWMDSGATHNVCTNKELFADFTPIIC
- the LOC107861023 gene encoding uncharacterized protein LOC107861023 isoform X1, which gives rise to MIENKLVVSQEQELQVIIHDLLTEGLIVNEMFYVAAIIKKLPPIWQDFKNYLKHKCKEMSVEDIIIKLSIEEENKAAERRSRGNSTMNRANIVENDHNSKKRKKAGQKSNQSKNKFKRKCFNCDKISHKSTDCRASKKGKKKDQANLAESKKEVDNLCAMLFECNRVENPHKWWMDSGATHNVCTNKELFADFTPIIC